A region of the Penaeus monodon isolate SGIC_2016 unplaced genomic scaffold, NSTDA_Pmon_1 PmonScaffold_16555, whole genome shotgun sequence genome:
atgatgatgcgtgacgatgagatgacgatgacgatacgATGACGAGACGATGGGGGATGACGATGACGTGACGATGAGAtttatgatgagtgatgatgatttatgatgatgatatgatgatgatgatgtgagatatgATTTGGGGTGAAAATAGATGatgtgataaaaatttaaaaagtaaaaataaaaataataaaaataaataataataataataataatagtaataaaaataagagtaaaaatgatatgcaaaaaataataataataaaatataataataataaaataataaaatgatgatgatatgattatgtgtTTGAtgtgaggatgaaaatgatgatgatatgataaaaatagtaatagtaataataataataataataatataataataaaaataataaaataataagaaagaataatgaataataataattataataataaaaataattagataatataataaaaataatataatgacaataataataaataataataaaataataaaaatataataaaaattatttttaaaattttttatttttattatttttgtcattatttattattatttttattatttttttattattattttttattattattattttttttctttattcttattttttattattattattattattatttttattattattattatttttatattattatatttcatttttatatctcatcatcattttcacatcatccacatcatcacatcatcatcacatcacatccattattattttttttttattattattattattttatttttttttatcattattactattttattattattattattattattattatttttattttattttattattttttatttttatttttatattatattactatttttttcatcatatcatcattttcatctcatcacatcatatcatcatcatcatctcatcatcacatcatcatcacatcatcatatcatcacacgtCATcgtccatcgtcatcgtcatcgtatcGTCACCATCGTCATCTCATCGTCCCCTCGTCTCATCACTCATCATATCactccttcatcatcattgttgtttttttttcattataatgatatgtataataataatgatgtaataaatataatataataataaaaaaattaataaataaaataataataataataataataataataatataataataaaaataaaaaatttataataaaaatgataataataataatattaaagataataaatttttatatttcattatttttttattattttattattattaattgttgttgttgttgttgttgttattattatttttattatttttttgttgttgttttggatattatttattattttatttttattatttttattattatcattattattatttttattatcattatcatttttattttattattatttttgttgttgttgctgttttttttattactattttcattattatatttttatcataaaattttattgtcAACATCTTTCATCACATTAATTTCTGTTTTAATCATTTCaccattatgcataattttatcattatcattttgttttattaaatcttttttatcatcttattattttttattgtgaatatcatcatcattgatattttttaagattatttcattattttactattattatcattattgttattattattattattaattatttcattttatcattattattattattttattattattattatttttatttttattattactattattattttattatttcattattttcattattgttattgttattgtttttgttgttgttgttgttattttttattacatttcattatattacattattcttttgggtttttttcttaataccattaaattactatttttattaattatcatttaccttacccttaatattttattatcatcatctttgtttttaaattcattttttgttttttcttttgatttcccaCTCATCATCATGTCGCCAGAACTCTTATATTTCCTTTACTATCCTCACCCCTTTTTGCGCCCTCCCGCCCACGCCCCACCTCCACTGCCCCGGGACCGGCATTCCCGCACGCCAAAGCACCGGCCCACTCCCGACCGCGACCCGCCGCGACCCACAGACGGGCCCAGCATCCCCTCCATTCCATCACGCGCCATCACCCCCTGCCCTAATAACGTTCCTGCCCTCCGCCAACCCCTTTCCCCACGTGCCCCCATCACCTAGTCGACCCACGCCCAAAAAGAGCCACGGGGTTGCGGCAGTCGCGGGCGCCGTGCGGGCGGTCCCCGGAGTGAAAGTGAAGAGTATGACTCCCTGCAGTCAGATACGGACACCGAGCACGCCACGTCCTCGCGCACGGAGTCCTCCATCCACCTGGACTCCGCCACCCTCGAGAGCCACCACACGGCGCTCCACCTG
Encoded here:
- the LOC119569560 gene encoding vegetative cell wall protein gp1-like, with the protein product MLIALSLSPYGGQIIKNSYISFTILTPFCALPPTPHLHCPGTGIPARQSTGPLPTATRRDPQTGPASPPFHHAPSPPALITFLPSANPFPHVPPSPSRPTPKKSHGVAAVAGAVRAVPGVKVKSMTPCSQIRTPSTPRPRARSPPSTWTPPPSRATTRRSTCPQTPTLAHAARRPAAQTPTPPTPHAGRPPGPSTTVSAPLPSCPLHLDFILASVWALQAQQQCNMTSIFTDKIHT